A single genomic interval of Paenibacillus macerans harbors:
- a CDS encoding S8 family serine peptidase, whose protein sequence is MYDMKQVVVIDTGIDMKNCNLSKHVIGGTEFRCLNDQILEDHLYQDDNGHGTMCADTILQVYDEALFYVIKIANSEGKTSTSLLRKALFKCLSLNIKYICISLAVTAAAYQQELFDITKRLVDQNKLIFVSIKNNSQSSYPANLPTVIGVAGQPFLSNELFSFSARKEIQAIFDDSPLFVYTLANRFAFFKGTSKANALCVGMSLKLIHSVKGNCERMTFSEFNRWFEDYSLRHQEDRPHVPIISNGDTHYNLLEVFGGKIKKAISKTTNHHIDLDSIHDGPFISRLTGINFNNFYDFWLHLENELNFSLTDHHRINIQNVCSLPALLNFLQEVVDCRNVCKIANHTKVQN, encoded by the coding sequence ATGTACGATATGAAACAGGTAGTAGTCATTGATACGGGAATTGATATGAAGAATTGTAATTTAAGCAAGCATGTCATAGGAGGAACCGAGTTTCGTTGTCTAAATGATCAAATCCTCGAAGATCATCTCTATCAAGACGATAATGGTCATGGTACGATGTGCGCGGATACGATCTTGCAAGTTTACGATGAAGCTCTGTTTTATGTGATTAAAATAGCGAATTCGGAAGGGAAAACCAGTACTTCTCTTTTACGGAAAGCATTATTTAAATGTCTTTCACTAAATATTAAGTATATTTGTATAAGTTTGGCAGTAACCGCTGCGGCGTACCAGCAGGAACTGTTTGATATCACGAAACGGTTAGTGGACCAAAATAAACTCATTTTTGTGTCTATCAAAAATAATAGTCAAAGCAGTTATCCCGCTAATTTGCCTACTGTAATCGGTGTAGCGGGACAACCCTTCCTCTCCAACGAATTATTTTCTTTCTCTGCCAGAAAAGAAATTCAAGCGATATTTGATGATTCTCCTTTATTTGTATATACGCTTGCCAACAGGTTTGCTTTTTTTAAAGGGACTTCCAAAGCAAACGCACTCTGTGTCGGAATGAGCTTAAAGTTAATACACAGCGTAAAAGGTAACTGCGAACGGATGACATTTTCAGAATTCAATCGATGGTTTGAAGATTATTCTTTACGACATCAAGAAGATCGTCCCCACGTTCCAATTATATCAAATGGGGATACCCATTATAATTTGCTAGAAGTATTTGGGGGAAAAATAAAAAAGGCCATAAGCAAAACAACTAATCATCATATTGACTTGGATTCAATTCATGACGGCCCCTTTATTTCCCGGTTAACCGGAATCAACTTTAATAATTTTTATGATTTTTGGCTTCACTTGGAAAATGAGTTGAATTTTAGTTTAACGGACCATCACAGAATCAATATACAAAATGTTTGCAGCCTCCCTGCATTATTGAATTTTCTACAGGAGGTGGTGGACTGCCGGAATGTCTGCAAAATAGCAAATCACACTAAAGTGCAAAATTAA
- a CDS encoding ribonuclease J: MNVAANKPAKTNRRSKSSPPPVRIFSLGGIGEIGKNMYGIEYRDEIVLIDAGLKFPDSRLSGIDCIIPDIRYLIDNKHKMKGLFLTHGHEDHIGAIPFVLRQLQIPIYGGPLTIGLVKAKLEEYRLQGEAELHVFHEDDRFKFNHLAVHFFRTTHSIPDAFGIVVDTPYGSVVHTGDFKFDFTPEDRPADLFKMASVGGEGVLALLADSTNSEKEGFTPSERRVGDAILDSFRGCKGRILFATFASNVHRLQQVVEAAALCNRKIVVIGRSMEKIFAIGQELGYIRVPEGMLVDVKHIDRFEDRQILIVCTGSQGEPNAALSRIASGAHRHVQVYPGDTVIYSSSPIPGNAPNINRSIDALLRAGAHVIYGSIFDIHTSGHGNREDLKLMLSFIRPKYFIPIHGEYRMLLNHRNLALQTGIPEDRVFILNIGDTLSVFRNRAKRGKTIPSGEVFISNGEMRTFEDELLVERMELAQEGIVIVVMTVDRNTRQILAGPDIVTRGFVYMQDARPLLRRAEAQLKRSLNRMRDKEYDRKAWLRATQQVMRRYFMKEVGRTPHIMPSILEV, encoded by the coding sequence ATGAATGTAGCAGCAAATAAACCAGCAAAAACAAACCGGCGTTCCAAATCGTCTCCGCCGCCCGTCCGCATCTTTTCGCTTGGCGGCATCGGCGAAATCGGCAAAAACATGTACGGCATCGAATATAGGGATGAAATCGTCCTGATTGACGCCGGCCTTAAATTTCCGGATTCCCGGCTTTCGGGCATCGACTGCATTATTCCGGATATTCGTTATTTGATTGATAACAAACATAAAATGAAAGGGCTTTTTTTGACGCATGGTCATGAAGACCATATCGGGGCCATTCCCTTTGTGCTTCGCCAGTTGCAGATTCCGATTTACGGCGGGCCGCTGACGATTGGCCTAGTCAAGGCGAAATTGGAAGAGTACCGGCTGCAGGGCGAGGCGGAGTTGCATGTTTTTCATGAGGATGATCGCTTTAAGTTTAACCATTTGGCCGTGCATTTTTTCCGGACGACGCACAGTATTCCCGATGCGTTTGGCATCGTGGTCGATACGCCTTACGGCTCCGTCGTGCACACGGGGGATTTTAAGTTCGACTTTACGCCGGAGGACCGTCCGGCCGATCTGTTTAAAATGGCCAGCGTCGGCGGGGAAGGCGTGCTGGCGCTGCTGGCCGACAGCACCAACAGCGAGAAGGAAGGGTTCACTCCTTCCGAACGCCGCGTCGGCGACGCGATTCTGGATTCGTTCCGCGGCTGCAAAGGGCGGATTTTGTTCGCCACGTTTGCGTCCAACGTCCATCGGCTTCAGCAGGTCGTGGAGGCGGCGGCGCTGTGCAACCGGAAGATTGTCGTCATCGGCCGCAGCATGGAGAAAATATTTGCCATCGGACAGGAGCTGGGGTATATTCGCGTACCGGAAGGCATGCTGGTTGATGTGAAGCATATCGACCGGTTTGAGGACCGGCAGATTTTGATCGTTTGCACGGGCAGCCAAGGCGAACCCAATGCTGCCTTAAGCCGGATCGCCTCGGGCGCTCATCGCCATGTGCAGGTTTATCCCGGGGACACGGTGATTTATTCTTCATCCCCAATTCCAGGCAATGCGCCGAACATCAACCGGAGCATCGACGCGCTGCTGCGGGCCGGGGCGCATGTCATTTACGGCTCGATTTTCGATATCCATACGTCCGGTCATGGCAACCGGGAAGATTTGAAGCTGATGCTTAGCTTTATCCGGCCGAAATATTTCATTCCGATTCACGGCGAATACCGCATGCTGCTGAACCATCGCAATTTGGCGCTGCAGACGGGCATTCCCGAGGACCGCGTGTTTATCCTGAATATCGGCGACACGCTGTCGGTGTTCCGCAACCGGGCCAAACGGGGCAAAACGATCCCGTCCGGCGAAGTGTTCATCAGCAACGGAGAGATGCGCACCTTCGAAGATGAGCTGCTGGTCGAGCGGATGGAATTGGCTCAGGAAGGTATCGTGATCGTGGTCATGACGGTGGACCGGAACACAAGGCAGATTTTGGCGGGACCCGACATCGTGACCCGCGGTTTCGTCTATATGCAGGATGCCAGACCGCTGTTGCGGCGGGCTGAGGCACAACTGAAGCGGAGCCTGAACCGGATGCGCGACAAGGAATATGACCGCAAAGCCTGGCTGCGTGCGACTCAGCAGGTGATGCGGAGGTATTTTATGAAAGAGGTTGGCCGAACGCCGCATATTATGCCTTCCATTTTGGAGGTATAA
- a CDS encoding zinc dependent phospholipase C family protein, producing the protein MKMFQKMAKLLFLIAAVTVFFVSNSTVGNAEEATEPSNGLPEFANEVVHPNFSSGGADHTHQYIVAQAIAILNHDLGPTVISTYRSTLLYYTDWPDKYENDLGTFARHFYDPDTGKNWLGQTSPTAKTRAEQYYQNALEAYRMGDVEEAFIHLGKGTHYVSDINVPHHAANLTALNSNHTQFEKYIDKSRLNYTIPGNTLPEAVYKEALNTSVSDSFQDTAVYSKSLAKLAQQSEHYDEIGQKVVPHAIVDNVQYIYKFCKEVGILK; encoded by the coding sequence ATGAAAATGTTTCAAAAGATGGCCAAGCTACTCTTTCTTATTGCGGCGGTAACTGTCTTTTTCGTAAGTAACAGTACCGTAGGTAACGCTGAAGAAGCAACTGAGCCCTCGAATGGATTGCCGGAATTCGCCAATGAGGTTGTTCACCCTAATTTCTCCAGCGGCGGGGCGGACCATACGCATCAATATATTGTTGCTCAGGCCATTGCGATTTTAAACCATGATCTAGGTCCTACAGTGATTAGCACTTACAGGTCCACCTTGTTATACTATACGGATTGGCCGGATAAATATGAAAACGACTTGGGTACCTTTGCTAGACATTTCTATGATCCGGATACAGGAAAAAACTGGTTAGGGCAAACTTCACCTACGGCAAAAACCAGGGCAGAACAATATTATCAGAATGCCCTTGAAGCCTATCGTATGGGAGATGTCGAAGAGGCCTTTATCCATTTAGGAAAAGGAACGCATTATGTATCTGACATCAACGTACCTCATCATGCTGCAAATCTGACCGCACTAAATAGTAATCATACTCAATTTGAGAAATATATTGATAAAAGCAGACTGAATTATACAATACCCGGTAACACGCTTCCTGAAGCTGTATATAAAGAAGCTCTAAATACCTCAGTCTCCGATTCCTTTCAAGATACAGCCGTATATTCCAAATCACTGGCTAAACTGGCGCAACAATCCGAACATTATGATGAAATAGGACAAAAGGTAGTTCCTCATGCTATTGTGGATAATGTTCAATATATTTACAAGTTCTGTAAAGAGGTTGGTATTCTGAAGTAA